A part of Ignavibacteriales bacterium genomic DNA contains:
- a CDS encoding CotH kinase family protein encodes MILNKKFLLICTLIFYLSFYETQFCVSGDQLVSPDSIFDFTSSNLPIFIINTNGQPIPSDEKIEADLGVIYNGEGVRNFLTDPYNHYNGKIGIEVRGSTSQMFPKKSYAIETRDSLGDDLDFPLLNFPSESDWVLYAPYSDKSLIRDVLAYKLSNLMGHYASRFKFCEVVLNGDYVGIYVLLEKIKRDKNRVDIKKLEPADSTGDALTGGYIVKIDKFDGENNDGWISPFPPFEGAWQRIPYQFHYPKPDSITPAQKMYIQNYISQFEALMFSSDYNHPDSGYYDLIDMASAIDYVLINELAKNVDSYRLSFFMYKDRNSVNDKLFFGPVWDYNISFGNADYYDGGYSDGWMMDFLSTNQEFLNYDNFQVPFWWKKIFNETVFQNSVNTRWRELKPLIFNSNFINGFIDSLVIHFDESQQRNFERWQILGTYVWPNFFIGETYEEEINFLKSWIQERLQWLGDNMIGTPTEIHYENYIDKDFTLFQNYPNPFNPQTKIKYTIPASPQSLPSQGREAKQGWFTVLKVFDLLGNEIATLVNTNLEPGEYEVEFNVETMQATPLPSGIYFYSLSIASGADNFIQTKKMLLLK; translated from the coding sequence ATGATACTGAATAAAAAATTTCTATTAATCTGCACTTTAATTTTTTACTTAAGTTTTTATGAAACTCAATTCTGTGTTAGTGGGGATCAACTCGTCTCACCTGATTCAATATTTGATTTCACTTCTTCTAATCTCCCAATCTTTATTATTAATACAAATGGACAGCCAATCCCGAGCGATGAAAAAATAGAAGCCGATCTCGGCGTAATTTATAATGGTGAAGGAGTTCGAAATTTCCTTACCGACCCATACAATCATTACAATGGTAAAATTGGAATTGAAGTTCGCGGTTCGACTTCGCAAATGTTTCCTAAAAAATCTTATGCAATCGAAACACGTGATTCACTCGGAGATGATTTAGATTTTCCTTTGCTCAATTTCCCTTCAGAAAGCGATTGGGTTTTATATGCTCCTTATAGTGATAAATCTTTAATAAGGGATGTACTTGCTTATAAATTATCTAATCTAATGGGGCATTACGCAAGTAGATTTAAGTTTTGTGAAGTTGTACTGAATGGCGACTATGTTGGTATTTATGTACTTTTGGAAAAAATAAAGCGCGATAAAAACAGAGTTGATATAAAAAAACTTGAGCCTGCTGATTCAACAGGTGATGCACTAACAGGCGGATACATAGTAAAGATTGACAAATTTGATGGCGAAAATAATGATGGATGGATATCCCCCTTCCCCCCATTTGAAGGTGCATGGCAAAGAATTCCTTATCAATTTCATTATCCCAAACCGGATTCAATTACACCTGCTCAAAAAATGTATATCCAGAATTACATCTCACAATTTGAAGCGTTAATGTTTAGCAGCGATTATAATCATCCTGATTCAGGATATTATGATTTAATTGATATGGCATCTGCTATTGATTATGTCTTGATAAATGAACTAGCAAAAAATGTTGATTCATATCGTTTAAGTTTTTTTATGTACAAAGATAGAAACAGCGTTAATGACAAACTTTTTTTTGGTCCTGTTTGGGATTACAACATCTCTTTTGGAAATGCGGATTATTACGATGGCGGTTATTCAGACGGCTGGATGATGGATTTCCTAAGTACAAATCAGGAGTTTTTAAATTATGATAATTTTCAAGTCCCGTTTTGGTGGAAGAAAATATTTAATGAAACAGTTTTTCAAAATAGTGTGAACACACGCTGGAGGGAATTAAAGCCGCTGATATTTAACTCAAATTTTATAAATGGTTTTATAGACAGTCTTGTTATTCATTTTGATGAATCGCAGCAAAGAAATTTTGAAAGATGGCAGATACTTGGCACTTACGTTTGGCCTAACTTTTTTATTGGCGAAACTTATGAAGAAGAAATTAACTTCTTGAAAAGCTGGATCCAGGAGCGATTGCAATGGCTGGGGGATAATATGATTGGAACCCCGACAGAGATTCACTATGAAAATTATATTGATAAAGATTTTACTCTATTTCAAAATTATCCAAATCCATTCAACCCGCAGACAAAAATAAAATACACAATCCCAGCCTCCCCACAATCCCTTCCGTCGCAGGGAAGGGAAGCGAAGCAAGGGTGGTTTACTGTGTTAAAGGTCTTTGATCTTTTAGGAAATGAGATTGCAACTTTAGTGAATACAAATTTAGAACCCGGAGAATACGAAGTTGAGTTCAATGTGGAAACGATGCAAGCTACCCCCCTGCCAAGCGGAATTTACTTTTATAGCTTATCTATTGCAAGTGGAGCAGATAATTTTATTCAAACAAAGAAGATGTTGCTTTTAAAATGA
- a CDS encoding cytochrome c3 family protein: MKIKYIYLFFFFVILGFLGISAFTSNPEDEKIPNIKFSHSLHIEITDCASCHTAVIESTELKSGLLPNHDNCSVCHDVEDEKTCTTCHLNGNYEGFEEKESKVYFNHSFHLNDQKLQCDNCHKGFADVDYSFQAAQSFPIMENCYSCHNGQSTASNACESCHISTVNLIPENHKVADFSRSHKFDASSLKANCVMCHDNSSCQECHVGTTMITEANNPVDFYQPYVPNNFTDGVKQQQITRVHELNYRFIHGIDSKGKTSECQSCHQIETFCSDCHQSESSDFAFSGIVPTSHLKSNFITIGVGTGGGEHSILARRDIESCVSCHDVQGADPTCITCHTDTDGIKGTNPKTHPGGFMSDTHGDWHDSPASVCYNCHTTASPSTPAGVGFCGYCHGTDGGDN; the protein is encoded by the coding sequence ATGAAAATAAAATACATTTACCTGTTTTTCTTTTTCGTCATTCTTGGATTTTTAGGAATATCAGCATTCACTTCTAATCCGGAAGATGAAAAGATCCCGAATATTAAATTTTCTCATTCACTTCACATTGAAATTACGGATTGCGCATCCTGTCACACGGCGGTTATAGAAAGTACTGAATTAAAAAGTGGACTGCTGCCTAATCATGATAATTGTTCAGTTTGTCACGATGTTGAAGATGAAAAAACATGCACGACTTGTCACTTAAATGGAAATTATGAAGGCTTCGAAGAGAAAGAAAGTAAAGTTTATTTCAATCATAGTTTTCATTTGAACGATCAAAAACTTCAGTGCGATAATTGTCACAAAGGATTTGCAGATGTTGATTATAGCTTTCAGGCTGCACAGTCTTTTCCAATTATGGAGAATTGTTATTCCTGTCATAACGGACAATCCACAGCAAGTAATGCTTGTGAAAGCTGCCATATCTCAACTGTAAACCTCATCCCTGAAAATCATAAAGTAGCTGACTTCTCACGATCGCATAAATTTGATGCGTCATCTCTCAAAGCAAATTGTGTAATGTGTCATGATAATTCATCCTGTCAGGAGTGTCATGTTGGTACAACAATGATTACGGAAGCAAACAATCCAGTTGATTTTTATCAGCCTTATGTTCCAAATAATTTTACTGATGGAGTCAAGCAGCAGCAAATCACCCGAGTTCACGAATTGAATTACAGATTTATTCATGGAATAGATTCTAAAGGTAAAACTTCTGAATGTCAGAGTTGCCATCAGATAGAAACATTTTGCAGCGATTGTCATCAATCTGAAAGTAGTGATTTTGCATTCAGCGGAATTGTTCCCACTTCTCATCTAAAATCTAATTTCATCACAATTGGTGTTGGTACAGGCGGGGGTGAGCATTCTATTCTTGCACGACGTGATATTGAAAGCTGTGTATCTTGTCACGATGTTCAAGGCGCTGATCCAACTTGCATCACATGTCATACAGATACAGATGGTATAAAAGGTACAAATCCCAAAACTCATCCGGGCGGATTTATGAGTGATACACATGGCGATTGGCATGATAGTCCTGCATCGGTTTGTTATAATTGTCATACAACAGCTTCACCTTCAACTCCCGCCGGAGTAGGGTTCTGCGGATATTGTCACGGTACAGATGGAGGAGATAATTAA
- a CDS encoding T9SS type A sorting domain-containing protein, which translates to MKKFFTILFVSTLLFSTAYSQNYYLGTGVPGQANTCAFCHNNTGGAPPVYNDWVYTKHGIAQDSMNLPYYGYDCLQCHNTGWDRSIVNYGADEYVDSIDGGGYTITDPDNFARVKNVGCETCHDPLGTSSRTLSGDHWNVSVNVPDYSAENCGRCHTDSHHPTYDEWETSKHAEFPSFIGNWTDRSAMGACYRCHHAQDFVAYLDDPNYDPYTFEPDGDLQNITCVACHDPHSNQNEGQLRLPITGSHVICDECHTVETEEVNIYETPHHATSECLSGTANFGYQYPGETYSNSPHTFVATERCINCHVNNVGVGDFGYATGHSFNPRFQACADAGCHGEDFYSEPGIDTTNVDSYFNLEFVQTTTDSLLAVLEAKLAIVDPDLAHDSAYGFDYNAALYNYEAAQSEGSRGIHNTSLTHKLLEDAIEKFNPTDVKNENTIPQVYSLSQNYPNPFNPVTEIKFSIPKSSNVRISVYDAIGNEVAVLLDGYKNVGNYSITWNALNFSSGIYYYKLEAKDFSQVKKMILLK; encoded by the coding sequence ATGAAAAAATTTTTTACGATTCTTTTTGTGAGTACACTGCTTTTCAGTACAGCGTATTCACAAAACTATTACCTTGGAACAGGTGTTCCCGGGCAGGCAAATACTTGTGCATTTTGCCATAACAACACTGGTGGCGCACCACCGGTTTATAACGATTGGGTTTATACCAAGCATGGAATTGCACAGGATTCCATGAATCTTCCTTACTATGGATATGACTGTTTACAATGCCATAATACCGGCTGGGATAGATCAATAGTCAATTATGGTGCTGATGAATATGTGGACTCGATTGATGGGGGAGGCTATACAATTACTGATCCGGACAATTTTGCGCGTGTGAAAAATGTTGGCTGCGAAACTTGCCACGATCCACTCGGAACTTCTTCGCGCACTCTTAGCGGCGATCACTGGAATGTGTCTGTAAATGTTCCTGATTATTCTGCCGAAAACTGTGGAAGATGTCACACTGATTCTCATCATCCAACTTATGACGAATGGGAAACTTCCAAACATGCTGAGTTCCCTTCATTTATTGGAAATTGGACAGATCGTTCTGCAATGGGCGCTTGCTATCGCTGCCATCACGCTCAGGATTTTGTTGCTTACCTCGATGATCCAAATTATGATCCTTACACATTTGAACCTGATGGTGATTTGCAAAACATCACTTGCGTTGCCTGCCACGATCCGCACAGCAATCAGAACGAGGGACAGCTTCGCTTACCTATCACCGGCTCTCACGTAATTTGCGATGAATGCCACACTGTTGAAACCGAAGAAGTTAATATTTATGAAACTCCCCACCATGCTACATCGGAGTGTTTGAGCGGCACAGCCAATTTTGGATATCAGTATCCAGGTGAGACTTATTCTAATTCACCACATACATTTGTCGCTACTGAAAGATGTATCAATTGCCACGTAAATAATGTTGGTGTTGGAGATTTTGGTTATGCTACGGGACATTCATTCAATCCAAGATTCCAGGCTTGCGCAGATGCCGGTTGCCATGGTGAAGATTTCTATTCTGAACCTGGAATTGATACAACCAACGTTGATTCCTATTTCAATTTAGAATTCGTTCAGACAACAACGGATAGTTTACTTGCAGTACTCGAAGCAAAGCTTGCAATTGTTGATCCGGATCTTGCTCACGATTCTGCCTACGGTTTTGATTATAATGCCGCACTTTATAATTATGAAGCAGCACAAAGTGAAGGCAGCCGCGGAATTCATAATACAAGCTTAACTCACAAACTTCTCGAAGATGCAATTGAAAAATTCAATCCGACTGATGTTAAAAACGAGAATACTATTCCACAGGTTTATTCACTTAGCCAGAATTATCCAAACCCATTTAACCCTGTTACTGAAATCAAATTCTCTATTCCGAAATCATCAAATGTTAGGATAAGTGTTTATGATGCAATCGGAAATGAAGTTGCAGTATTACTTGACGGTTATAAAAATGTTGGAAATTATTCTATCACCTGGAATGCTCTAAACTTCTCTTCAGGAATTTACTACTACAAACTTGAAGCGAAAGACTTTAGCCAGGTAAAGAAGATGATATTGTTAAAATAA
- a CDS encoding cache domain-containing protein — translation MKISLRNTQLFGYTVVVILMGTFTIFAGLSFINDTVMKEAKLKVQMDLNSAWTAYKEDKALLQMNVSLVAQHELFRRALNDNSTNPKVSRLLDELREKYKLDFLNLVNRNGIIIGTSGKPEALKREVRNDPVIEEAFLGNVTSGTSLISRENLLLKSNELAEQAYIPVLQTERAKPTGRTVEDRGMILETAVPILNEQNEVYGLIYGGILLNRRFDLVDRIRSTVFGNDYFDGKPLGTVTLFLEDTRIATNVITADSVRAIGTLVSDEVYKKVLERGERFADRAFVVNDWYLSAYDPVLDAKGNIIGILYVGLLEKKYTAYGQELTIEFMGIGLIALFIAVLLANYLSRKVRRPILKLVDATREISNGKLDTRVTNIGKINEISELAKSFNSMAASLETDSKQLNEASANLKRAYIKADEKNRAYLEMLGFVTHELKSPLASIVFGIGSLRDKLLGSLTEGQEDVLKSSARSADYLNSTIANFLNLSRIEEGELKLKISNVSLNESIIEPAVYRLQEIAADNKMDFDINVPKDLQIDCDPDLMTSVFQNLISNALKYGYKGTNIKISSELSDGLVKISVFNEGSGFSNEDRLNMFTKFSRFNASNYSTKSGTGLGLFVTKNIILKHNGAIWAESELGKWAKFTFTIPLDNQPTSS, via the coding sequence ATGAAAATAAGTTTAAGAAACACACAGCTTTTTGGTTACACGGTTGTTGTAATCCTGATGGGAACATTCACAATTTTTGCCGGACTATCTTTTATCAACGATACGGTCATGAAAGAAGCAAAGCTTAAAGTACAAATGGATCTTAACTCTGCATGGACAGCATATAAAGAAGATAAAGCACTGCTGCAAATGAACGTAAGTCTTGTTGCGCAGCATGAACTTTTCAGGAGAGCACTAAATGATAATAGCACAAATCCGAAAGTGAGCAGGCTGCTGGATGAACTAAGAGAAAAATATAAGCTGGATTTTCTGAACCTTGTAAACAGGAATGGAATTATAATTGGCACTTCCGGTAAACCTGAAGCATTGAAAAGAGAGGTGAGAAATGACCCTGTTATTGAAGAAGCTTTCCTGGGAAATGTTACCAGCGGAACTTCTTTGATCTCGAGGGAAAATCTTTTACTAAAAAGTAATGAACTCGCAGAGCAAGCATACATCCCGGTCTTACAGACAGAAAGAGCTAAACCTACAGGAAGAACTGTTGAAGATCGAGGAATGATTCTGGAGACTGCCGTTCCAATTCTCAATGAACAAAATGAGGTTTACGGATTAATCTATGGTGGAATTCTGTTAAATAGACGATTCGATCTCGTCGATAGAATAAGAAGTACAGTCTTTGGTAATGACTATTTTGATGGCAAACCTTTAGGTACCGTAACTCTTTTCCTTGAGGATACAAGAATAGCAACAAATGTAATTACCGCAGATAGTGTAAGAGCAATTGGAACACTGGTGTCTGATGAAGTTTATAAAAAAGTTTTGGAACGTGGAGAAAGATTTGCAGATAGAGCTTTTGTTGTGAATGACTGGTATCTCTCTGCTTATGATCCCGTACTTGATGCAAAAGGAAATATAATCGGAATTCTGTATGTTGGTTTATTAGAAAAAAAATACACCGCTTATGGTCAGGAACTAACTATTGAGTTTATGGGCATTGGGTTGATTGCTCTATTCATTGCAGTGCTATTAGCCAATTATTTATCTAGGAAAGTTCGAAGACCAATTTTAAAATTGGTGGATGCTACACGAGAAATTTCTAACGGTAAACTCGATACTCGTGTAACAAATATTGGTAAAATTAATGAGATTTCAGAATTGGCGAAGTCCTTTAATTCAATGGCGGCATCTCTTGAAACTGACAGCAAACAATTAAACGAAGCTTCTGCCAATCTTAAAAGAGCATATATAAAAGCCGATGAAAAAAACCGTGCTTACCTTGAAATGCTCGGTTTCGTTACTCACGAATTAAAGTCTCCACTCGCTTCAATTGTATTTGGAATTGGTTCTCTTCGGGATAAACTTCTCGGATCATTAACAGAGGGACAGGAAGATGTACTAAAATCATCTGCCCGCAGCGCTGACTATCTGAATTCCACTATTGCTAACTTCTTAAATCTCAGTCGTATCGAAGAAGGTGAACTAAAACTAAAAATAAGTAATGTTAGTTTGAATGAGAGTATTATTGAGCCCGCTGTATACAGACTTCAGGAAATTGCAGCAGATAACAAAATGGATTTTGATATCAATGTTCCGAAAGATTTACAGATAGATTGCGACCCAGATTTGATGACTTCCGTTTTTCAAAATCTAATTTCGAACGCACTTAAATATGGATACAAGGGAACAAACATAAAAATAAGTTCTGAGTTATCGGATGGATTGGTGAAAATATCTGTGTTTAATGAAGGCAGTGGTTTCAGTAATGAAGACCGTTTGAACATGTTTACCAAATTTTCACGATTCAATGCTTCAAACTATAGTACTAAATCTGGAACAGGACTTGGTTTGTTTGTAACTAAGAATATTATCCTGAAACATAATGGAGCAATTTGGGCAGAATCCGAACTGGGCAAGTGGGCTAAGTTTACTTTTACTATACCTTTAGATAATCAGCCAACATCTTCATAA
- a CDS encoding NAD(P)-dependent oxidoreductase has translation MSASLEIPTLILTGASGLIGKYLLDEFKNDFRIFAIARRSQQECNAPRHQNIAWLRADVSNLNSISKAFREITTAGGADYFIHLAAYYDFVNEYHPDYERTNINGTRNVLELSKNLNLKLFLFASSVAACSFPEPDSFIDEDSPADGLHIYAKSKRAGEEMVKEFSKQTPSCIFRLGAVYSDWCEYAPLYRFINTWVGKSWRARILAGKGNSAIAYIHIRDVIRFFRQILNNYHSFNSGEILIASTEGSTSHLDLYKLTTRYYIGNETKPVFMPKIMCAFGIYIINFFKRLFNQEIFEQPWMIKYIDKRLNVKLNKTPELINWEPSARLQIEKRFPFLIERMKSESLTWQMKNISILRKTTERIDFNIYSALVDEEDVIVEKILSSVFRSPELILYSHLQNLDQAELKWFIKLIYRLILTSINTNNKLLIQNYFVVSGISRFRAGYILNEMTFLLKTINNEVIGYLKSQSQLQKFEKEFYFYITLPIEFGLDEAEQQFQSFQFKPPEEKKREEEVLTADQNESRKLLEETIWNCLVNRK, from the coding sequence ATGTCAGCAAGTTTGGAAATACCAACTTTAATTCTAACCGGAGCTTCCGGCTTAATTGGTAAATATCTTCTTGATGAATTTAAAAATGATTTCAGGATTTTTGCAATTGCAAGACGTTCACAACAAGAATGTAATGCGCCCAGGCATCAGAACATTGCATGGCTAAGAGCCGATGTTTCAAATCTCAATAGCATTTCCAAAGCTTTCAGAGAAATAACCACAGCCGGCGGTGCAGATTATTTTATTCATCTAGCCGCATATTATGATTTTGTAAATGAATATCATCCTGATTATGAACGAACAAACATCAACGGAACAAGAAATGTTTTAGAGTTATCGAAAAATCTTAATCTGAAACTTTTTCTTTTTGCAAGTTCAGTAGCTGCATGTTCCTTTCCGGAACCTGATAGTTTTATCGATGAGGACTCACCTGCAGATGGTTTGCATATCTATGCAAAAAGTAAACGTGCTGGAGAAGAAATGGTTAAAGAGTTTTCAAAGCAAACACCTTCCTGCATATTCAGACTTGGAGCTGTTTACAGTGATTGGTGTGAATATGCACCTCTCTACAGATTTATCAATACGTGGGTTGGAAAATCCTGGAGAGCAAGGATTCTTGCAGGTAAAGGAAATTCTGCTATTGCTTATATTCACATTCGTGACGTTATAAGATTTTTCCGCCAAATCTTGAATAATTATCACTCTTTTAATTCGGGCGAAATCCTGATCGCTTCGACAGAGGGTTCTACCTCACATCTTGATTTATATAAACTAACAACACGTTACTACATTGGCAATGAAACAAAACCTGTTTTTATGCCCAAAATTATGTGTGCTTTCGGAATTTATATTATTAACTTTTTCAAACGTTTATTTAATCAAGAAATATTTGAACAGCCATGGATGATAAAATACATTGATAAGAGACTAAATGTCAAGCTTAACAAGACTCCGGAATTGATTAATTGGGAACCAAGCGCTCGGCTGCAAATAGAAAAGAGATTTCCATTCCTTATAGAAAGAATGAAAAGCGAATCTTTAACATGGCAGATGAAAAACATATCTATTCTAAGAAAAACCACTGAAAGAATTGACTTTAACATTTATTCAGCACTCGTTGATGAAGAAGATGTAATTGTTGAAAAGATATTGAGCTCTGTTTTCAGATCACCTGAATTGATTTTGTATTCTCATCTTCAAAACCTGGATCAGGCAGAACTGAAATGGTTTATAAAACTTATTTACCGGCTCATTCTAACTTCTATAAATACAAACAACAAATTACTCATACAAAATTACTTTGTGGTTTCAGGAATCAGCAGGTTTAGAGCAGGATACATTCTTAATGAAATGACTTTTCTACTGAAAACAATAAACAATGAAGTAATCGGATATCTTAAATCACAAAGCCAACTCCAAAAGTTTGAGAAGGAATTTTACTTCTATATAACTTTACCAATTGAGTTTGGACTTGACGAAGCCGAGCAGCAGTTTCAATCATTTCAGTTTAAACCTCCGGAAGAAAAAAAGAGAGAAGAAGAAGTGCTTACTGCTGATCAGAATGAATCAAGAAAGCTGCTTGAAGAAACAATATGGAATTGTCTGGTGAATCGTAAATGA
- a CDS encoding cytochrome c family protein: MKNLVLFISFLLVPFISILPQEKTFTYVGVQTCGTCHKAEKQGNQLAVWQASKHAGAYNTLKTDKANEIAKSLGHTTLAVETEACLKCHATGYNLDASLKGEKFKVEDGVQCETCHGAGSEYKNLKIMKNKADAIANGLVMHENKEEFCVSCHNPESPTFVEFKLDSMWEKIKHPKPQM, translated from the coding sequence ATGAAAAATTTAGTTCTTTTTATCTCATTTTTACTCGTCCCGTTCATTTCAATTTTACCACAAGAAAAAACTTTTACCTATGTAGGTGTTCAAACTTGCGGAACCTGTCACAAAGCAGAGAAGCAGGGTAATCAACTTGCCGTTTGGCAGGCAAGCAAACATGCCGGGGCATATAATACTTTAAAGACTGATAAAGCAAATGAAATTGCAAAAAGTCTGGGTCACACAACATTAGCAGTTGAAACAGAAGCATGTTTAAAATGCCATGCTACAGGTTATAATTTAGATGCGTCCTTAAAAGGTGAAAAATTCAAAGTTGAGGATGGGGTGCAGTGCGAAACTTGTCACGGTGCCGGTTCAGAGTATAAAAATCTTAAGATCATGAAAAACAAAGCAGATGCAATTGCAAACGGATTAGTTATGCATGAAAATAAAGAAGAATTTTGTGTAAGCTGCCACAACCCCGAAAGTCCGACTTTTGTAGAATTCAAGCTTGACTCTATGTGGGAAAAGATCAAACATCCAAAACCACAAATGTAA
- a CDS encoding SET domain-containing protein encodes MGTYMDGAILVKQSEIHGYGIFAAVDIPADSIILKIKGEVISEEECILREERDNNVYIFWLDEKRYIDTVNSEKIKYINHNCSCNCEVIDGDDKSLLLITSTDITAGEELTIDYGYEEIYANCQCPKCA; translated from the coding sequence ATGGGGACTTACATGGATGGAGCAATTTTAGTAAAACAGTCAGAAATTCATGGCTATGGAATTTTTGCTGCTGTTGATATACCGGCTGATTCAATAATTTTGAAAATTAAAGGCGAAGTTATTTCGGAGGAAGAATGCATTTTAAGAGAAGAGCGCGATAATAATGTTTACATATTTTGGTTAGATGAGAAAAGATATATAGATACGGTTAATTCCGAGAAAATAAAATACATAAATCACAATTGTTCGTGTAATTGCGAAGTAATTGATGGTGATGATAAATCTCTCCTGCTAATAACATCTACCGATATTACAGCAGGAGAAGAATTAACAATTGATTATGGATACGAAGAAATTTATGCGAACTGTCAGTGCCCAAAATGCGCATAA